A genomic stretch from Flavobacterium sp. KS-LB2 includes:
- a CDS encoding type 1 glutamine amidotransferase yields MSNKIIKIALLDMYKGEPNQGMRCIIDVVNRFSPVVSFEIFDVRVKCELPDIKEFDIYISTGGPGNPLIGDGNWDVKYYAFIDSLHKWNSENTIKKHVLFICHSFQMACLHFGLATVTRRNDTSFGVMTIHKTKEGLVDPLFEGLADPFYAIDSRDYQVVQPKLSVFAKKGAKIISLEKIRDHVQYERAIMAVRFTDYFVGTQFHPEADPISFVSHLRNKQAKEKIKAMKGKRKFRNMLEDLLDDDKIYRTNETLIPNFLRTAINDLMKTKKILSN; encoded by the coding sequence ATGTCGAATAAAATTATAAAAATAGCGCTTCTGGACATGTACAAAGGAGAACCTAATCAAGGGATGCGTTGTATCATTGATGTTGTAAACAGGTTTAGTCCTGTGGTTAGTTTTGAAATATTCGATGTTCGGGTAAAATGTGAATTACCGGATATTAAAGAATTTGATATTTATATTTCTACCGGTGGTCCAGGGAATCCATTAATTGGAGATGGAAATTGGGATGTGAAATATTATGCTTTTATTGATTCGTTACATAAATGGAATAGTGAAAATACAATTAAAAAGCATGTGCTTTTCATTTGTCATTCTTTTCAAATGGCTTGCTTGCATTTTGGTTTAGCCACAGTGACACGAAGAAACGACACTTCTTTTGGAGTAATGACTATACATAAAACCAAAGAAGGACTTGTAGATCCTTTATTTGAAGGATTAGCCGATCCTTTTTATGCAATTGATTCTAGAGATTATCAAGTGGTACAACCCAAATTGAGTGTTTTTGCCAAAAAAGGAGCAAAAATAATTTCATTGGAAAAAATTCGGGATCATGTGCAATATGAACGTGCGATAATGGCAGTTCGTTTTACAGACTATTTTGTAGGTACACAATTTCATCCCGAAGCTGATCCAATAAGCTTTGTCTCTCATTTGAGAAACAAACAGGCAAAAGAAAAAATAAAAGCTATGAAAGGCAAAAGAAAGTTCAGAAATATGCTGGAAGATTTATTAGATGATGATAAAATATACAGAACTAATGAAACTTTGATTCCAAACTTTCTAAGAACTGCCATCAATGACTTGATGAAAACTAAGAAAATACTTTCTAATTAA
- a CDS encoding ATP-grasp domain-containing protein — MKKIGILFGMEDTFPQAFIDRVNSKNEKGIIAEAVAIDKVVQNKDGEYAVIIDRISQDVPFYRAYLKNAALTGTNVINNPFWWSADDKFFNNALADTLGVPLPNTVILPSAEHPTDTTGKSFRNLKYPMDWEGIFDYIGFPAYMKPYAGGGWKNVYRLENKEEFWEKHQETGQLVMMLQEEIVFTEYFRVYCLGCKAVRIMQYEPRNPHHLRYVIDGPPVDKKLLATIKDYTLRLCKGLGYDFNTVEFAVRDGIPYAIDFGNPAPDAELTSVGAENFEWVVEEAAKMAIAAAKKQKPGKLNLTWGTFIKDATK; from the coding sequence ATGAAAAAAATTGGAATTTTATTTGGAATGGAAGACACTTTTCCACAAGCATTTATAGATCGTGTTAATTCAAAAAACGAGAAAGGAATCATTGCTGAAGCTGTAGCTATTGATAAAGTAGTCCAAAATAAAGACGGAGAATACGCAGTAATTATTGACCGAATTTCACAAGATGTTCCTTTTTATCGCGCCTATTTAAAAAATGCAGCTTTAACAGGAACTAACGTTATTAATAATCCTTTCTGGTGGAGTGCCGATGATAAATTTTTCAATAATGCTTTGGCAGATACCCTTGGAGTTCCGTTGCCTAATACCGTAATTCTTCCATCTGCAGAACATCCTACGGATACTACTGGAAAATCATTTAGAAATTTAAAATATCCAATGGATTGGGAAGGAATTTTTGATTATATCGGATTTCCAGCTTATATGAAACCCTATGCAGGCGGAGGTTGGAAAAACGTGTACAGATTGGAAAACAAAGAAGAGTTTTGGGAAAAACATCAGGAAACGGGACAATTAGTGATGATGTTACAAGAAGAAATTGTTTTTACAGAGTATTTTAGAGTATATTGTTTGGGTTGCAAAGCAGTCCGAATTATGCAATACGAACCCAGAAATCCACATCATTTGCGTTATGTAATTGACGGGCCTCCGGTAGATAAAAAATTACTGGCTACTATAAAAGACTATACTTTACGCCTTTGCAAAGGCCTAGGATATGACTTTAATACGGTAGAATTTGCCGTTCGTGATGGGATTCCGTATGCTATTGATTTTGGAAATCCCGCGCCTGATGCTGAATTAACTTCAGTGGGTGCTGAAAATTTTGAATGGGTAGTGGAAGAAGCTGCTAAAATGGCCATCGCCGCCGCAAAAAAACAAAAACCAGGAAAACTAAATTTGACTTGGGGAACTTTTATAAAAGACGCTACGAAATAG
- a CDS encoding GMC family oxidoreductase, translating to MNINTNLKEENTYDAIVIGSGISGGWAAKELTEKGLKVLMLERGMNIEHVKDYESAMKAPWEFEHAGKLTEEQKRTHPVQTRDYPYNEATEKWWVNDLECPYTEDKRFDWYRGFHVGGKSLMWGRQSYRFSDHNFEDNAKDGHGNDWPIRYKDLTKWYDYVEKFAGISGQAENWPLLPDGKFLPPMDLNCVEKSVKERLEKHYNRTRILTIGRTANLTVPHKGRGSCQYRNLCSRGCPFGAYFSTQSSTLPAAMATKRLTVRPYSIVNHIIYDKDTKKAKGVMVIDAETNETMEFYAKIVFVNGSTLGSTFILLNSTSEAHPNGMGNASGQLGHNLMDHHFRCGAEGSAEGFEDKYTYGRRANGIYIPRYQNVGSDKRDYLRGFGYQGGASRGLWHKEVAELAFGENFKNTMSLPADSWSMGLGGFGEMLPYYENKVYIDHSKKDKWGQPVLAIDCEYKENEAKMREDMMNDAAEMLEASGIKNVKTYDNDCYPGMAIHEMGTARMGNDPKDSVLNKWNQMHEVSNVFVTDGSCMPSIACQNPSLTFMALTARACDYAVKELKKGNI from the coding sequence GTGAATATAAATACAAATTTAAAAGAGGAAAATACATATGATGCTATTGTAATAGGATCAGGAATTAGCGGTGGTTGGGCAGCAAAAGAACTAACCGAAAAAGGGTTAAAAGTTTTGATGTTAGAACGAGGAATGAACATCGAGCATGTTAAAGATTATGAATCTGCAATGAAAGCTCCTTGGGAATTTGAGCACGCTGGAAAATTGACCGAAGAACAAAAAAGAACACATCCAGTACAAACACGTGATTACCCATACAATGAAGCTACCGAAAAATGGTGGGTAAACGATTTGGAATGTCCATATACTGAAGACAAACGTTTCGACTGGTACAGAGGATTTCATGTTGGAGGAAAGTCTTTAATGTGGGGACGTCAAAGTTATCGTTTTAGTGATCATAATTTTGAAGATAACGCTAAAGATGGTCATGGTAATGACTGGCCTATCCGTTATAAAGATCTTACAAAATGGTATGATTATGTAGAAAAATTTGCAGGAATCAGCGGGCAAGCTGAAAACTGGCCTCTTTTGCCAGATGGAAAATTTTTGCCTCCTATGGATTTAAATTGTGTAGAAAAATCAGTTAAAGAAAGACTAGAAAAGCATTATAACAGAACACGTATATTAACTATAGGACGTACAGCTAACTTAACAGTGCCTCATAAAGGTCGTGGAAGTTGTCAATATAGAAATTTATGTAGTCGTGGTTGCCCGTTTGGTGCTTATTTCAGCACGCAATCATCTACATTGCCTGCTGCTATGGCTACAAAAAGATTGACAGTAAGACCCTACTCTATTGTGAATCATATTATTTATGATAAAGACACAAAAAAGGCAAAAGGTGTAATGGTAATTGATGCAGAAACAAATGAAACCATGGAGTTTTATGCTAAAATTGTTTTTGTAAATGGTTCTACTTTAGGATCAACATTCATCTTATTGAATTCAACTTCAGAAGCGCATCCAAATGGGATGGGTAATGCCAGTGGACAATTGGGACATAATTTAATGGATCATCATTTCCGTTGTGGTGCTGAAGGAAGTGCTGAAGGCTTTGAAGATAAATACACGTACGGAAGAAGAGCAAATGGTATTTATATTCCAAGATATCAAAATGTTGGTAGTGACAAGCGTGATTACTTAAGAGGTTTTGGTTACCAAGGAGGTGCTAGCAGAGGATTATGGCATAAAGAAGTTGCTGAATTAGCTTTTGGTGAAAACTTTAAAAATACTATGTCATTACCTGCCGATTCTTGGAGTATGGGATTGGGTGGTTTTGGTGAAATGTTACCATATTATGAGAATAAAGTATACATCGATCATAGTAAGAAAGACAAATGGGGACAACCTGTTTTAGCGATTGATTGTGAATATAAAGAGAATGAAGCTAAAATGCGTGAAGACATGATGAATGATGCAGCTGAAATGCTTGAAGCATCGGGAATCAAAAATGTTAAAACGTATGATAACGATTGCTATCCTGGAATGGCTATACACGAAATGGGTACTGCTAGAATGGGTAATGATCCTAAAGATTCTGTTTTAAATAAATGGAATCAAATGCATGAAGTTAGTAACGTATTTGTTACCGATGGTTCTTGTATGCCCTCTATTGCGTGTCAAAATCCATCATTAACTTTTATGGCTTTAACAGCACGTGCTTGTGATTACGCAGTAAAAGAATTAAAAAAAGGAAATATTTAG
- a CDS encoding glyoxalase, translating into MSERDTFIKEFRGQTIGSVTNQSTTEESFQNEVLRPILKLQNDLFIASFSNYVAKNKADFYGYTVEKKIAVIENAIQKDIKFRNALKGMIMALFTLDEYAVYIKNSSNINKRMMSMLIERLKSQVQLFELKEK; encoded by the coding sequence ATGAGCGAACGCGATACTTTTATAAAAGAATTCCGAGGACAAACAATTGGTTCCGTAACCAATCAATCTACAACCGAAGAATCATTTCAAAATGAGGTTCTTAGGCCTATTTTAAAATTACAAAACGATTTATTTATCGCTTCCTTTAGTAATTATGTAGCGAAAAATAAAGCTGACTTTTACGGCTACACCGTTGAAAAAAAAATAGCAGTGATAGAAAATGCTATCCAAAAAGACATCAAGTTTAGAAATGCTTTAAAAGGAATGATAATGGCATTATTTACTTTGGATGAGTATGCCGTTTATATAAAAAACTCATCAAATATCAATAAAAGAATGATGAGCATGTTAATTGAAAGACTAAAAAGTCAAGTCCAATTATTTGAATTAAAGGAAAAATAA
- a CDS encoding Gfo/Idh/MocA family protein → MMRKLRMGMVGGGQDAFIGAIHRLAANMDGLIELSCGALSITPETAIASGKALFLPESRTYLTYDEMIKAEAALPAEERIDFVTIVTPNFAHFAPAMMALEHGFNVVIEKPMTFSLEEAKLLKQKVEETGLILCLTHTYSGYPMVKQAKAMVREGKLGKIRKVIVEYPQGWLSKLSEREGNAQAAWRTDPKKSGKSSVMGDIGTHASHLAEYITGAKITDVCAELNTLVEGRVMDDDGAVLLKFDNGAKGVLIASQVAAGEENALKIRIYGEKGGIEWFQHEPNTLTVRWLEEPAQILRAGVNYGGYLSSFATHNCRTPGGHPEGYLEAFANIYRNFALTLGCKLDGTEPTPEMLDFPSVEDGLRGMAFIDNVVASSQSDKKWTPYVL, encoded by the coding sequence ATGATGAGAAAATTAAGAATGGGAATGGTCGGTGGTGGCCAAGATGCTTTTATAGGTGCTATTCACCGCTTAGCCGCAAACATGGATGGACTGATTGAATTAAGCTGTGGAGCATTAAGTATAACTCCAGAAACAGCAATAGCATCTGGTAAAGCGTTGTTTCTTCCAGAGTCGAGAACGTATCTAACCTATGACGAAATGATTAAAGCTGAAGCGGCTTTACCTGCTGAAGAAAGAATCGATTTTGTCACTATAGTTACTCCAAATTTTGCGCATTTTGCACCTGCAATGATGGCTTTGGAGCATGGTTTTAATGTTGTAATTGAAAAACCAATGACTTTTTCATTGGAAGAAGCAAAACTATTGAAACAAAAAGTAGAAGAGACAGGATTAATACTTTGTTTAACACATACTTACTCAGGTTATCCAATGGTCAAACAAGCGAAAGCTATGGTTAGAGAGGGGAAATTGGGTAAAATTAGAAAAGTTATCGTAGAATATCCTCAAGGTTGGTTGAGTAAATTATCAGAAAGAGAAGGTAATGCGCAAGCGGCTTGGAGAACTGATCCTAAAAAATCTGGAAAAAGTTCTGTAATGGGAGACATTGGGACTCATGCATCTCATTTAGCCGAATATATTACTGGTGCTAAAATTACAGATGTTTGTGCTGAGTTGAACACATTAGTTGAAGGCCGCGTAATGGATGATGATGGCGCCGTACTATTGAAGTTTGATAATGGCGCAAAAGGAGTTTTAATTGCATCACAAGTTGCCGCTGGAGAAGAAAACGCTCTAAAAATCAGAATCTATGGGGAAAAAGGCGGAATTGAATGGTTTCAACATGAGCCCAATACCTTGACGGTTCGATGGCTAGAGGAACCAGCTCAAATTTTGAGAGCGGGGGTTAATTATGGTGGATATTTATCTTCATTTGCAACCCATAACTGCCGTACTCCTGGTGGGCATCCAGAAGGTTATTTAGAAGCATTTGCTAATATTTACCGCAACTTTGCCTTAACGCTTGGTTGTAAGTTAGATGGTACAGAGCCTACGCCTGAAATGTTAGACTTTCCCTCTGTTGAAGATGGATTAAGAGGAATGGCATTTATCGATAACGTAGTAGCATCATCACAATCTGATAAAAAATGGACTCCTTACGTTTTGTAA
- a CDS encoding c-type cytochrome has translation MKLKYLLFGVALISLTSFSNDTLYTNYSKVTKKTNTVFQTSDGEKLIAKSDCVGCHKLDKKLIGPSYMDIAKKYPSNDKNVAYLSGKIIKGGSGVWGTIPMAAHASLKKDDAKSMAKYILSLKK, from the coding sequence ATGAAATTAAAATATTTGCTTTTTGGGGTTGCTTTAATCAGCTTAACCTCATTTTCTAATGATACTTTATACACAAACTATAGTAAAGTTACTAAGAAAACAAACACTGTTTTTCAAACATCAGATGGTGAGAAATTAATTGCTAAATCTGATTGTGTAGGCTGCCATAAATTAGACAAAAAGCTAATAGGTCCCTCCTATATGGACATTGCAAAAAAATATCCTTCTAATGATAAAAATGTGGCCTATTTATCTGGAAAAATAATAAAAGGAGGTTCTGGAGTTTGGGGAACTATACCAATGGCTGCGCATGCATCACTAAAAAAGGATGATGCAAAATCTATGGCCAAATATATTTTATCCTTAAAAAAATAA
- a CDS encoding gluconate 2-dehydrogenase subunit 3 family protein: MNRREALKSVAFLMGSAISATTMGVLFESFTLPDKEKNRVFFSASDEEVLAEFADIIIPTTASSPGAKSAGLGAFIPMMIKDCYPAQMQEIFASGMKDMQAKCLKDFNKDFLAMSVAERQKLMEALKEETIANKKAPSFFLLARDLTLLGYYSSEIGCTQAREYLPVPGRYDGNADYIPGQKGWATN; this comes from the coding sequence ATGAATAGAAGAGAAGCACTTAAAAGCGTTGCGTTTTTGATGGGAAGCGCAATCTCAGCAACTACGATGGGCGTTTTGTTTGAAAGTTTTACTTTGCCTGATAAAGAGAAAAATAGAGTATTTTTTTCTGCTTCAGATGAAGAAGTTCTAGCTGAATTTGCCGATATCATTATACCGACGACAGCATCTTCACCAGGGGCTAAATCCGCAGGACTTGGCGCTTTTATTCCGATGATGATTAAAGATTGTTATCCAGCACAAATGCAAGAGATTTTTGCTTCAGGAATGAAAGATATGCAGGCAAAATGTTTGAAAGATTTCAATAAAGATTTCTTAGCAATGTCAGTTGCAGAACGTCAGAAATTAATGGAAGCTTTAAAAGAAGAAACTATTGCTAATAAAAAAGCACCTTCTTTCTTTTTGCTTGCAAGAGATTTGACTCTTCTGGGTTATTATTCTTCAGAAATAGGTTGTACACAAGCACGTGAATACCTACCTGTCCCAGGAAGATATGACGGTAATGCTGATTACATACCTGGACAAAAAGGTTGGGCTACTAACTAA
- a CDS encoding carboxylate-amine ligase, whose amino-acid sequence MLKKLPVFTLGVEEEYQIIDPVSRDLRSHLSKIVDGAKIILNEQVKAEMHQSVVEVGTNICKNVDDAKNEIRFLRSKIVELADKQDLIVGGAGTHPFSKWQDQPITDDPRYHDIVNELQDAARSNLIFGMHCHVGIENREIGLQLMNQATYFLPHIFALSTNSPFWEGRKTGYKSFRTKVFDKFPRTGLPEYFDSVSSYENYLDTLVKTNCIDNPKKIWWDLRLHPFYNTIEFRICDMCLTVDETICIVAIIQAIVAKLYKLNMNNTSFNIYRLALIKENKFRAARYGIDNNMIDFGLQKEVETKMLILELLDFIDDVVDELGSREDINYVHEILKNGTGADKQLAIFEESADLSKVVDFITGEFTKGL is encoded by the coding sequence ATGTTAAAGAAATTACCTGTTTTTACACTTGGTGTAGAAGAAGAATATCAAATTATAGATCCTGTTTCTAGAGATTTGCGGTCGCATTTATCTAAAATTGTAGATGGTGCCAAGATAATTTTAAATGAGCAGGTCAAGGCTGAAATGCATCAATCTGTGGTAGAAGTGGGAACTAATATTTGCAAGAATGTTGATGATGCTAAAAATGAGATTCGTTTTTTACGTTCCAAAATAGTTGAGTTAGCTGACAAGCAAGATCTTATTGTGGGTGGCGCCGGAACGCATCCTTTTTCAAAATGGCAGGATCAACCTATCACTGATGACCCACGATATCACGATATTGTTAATGAATTACAAGATGCGGCACGTTCTAATTTGATTTTTGGAATGCATTGTCACGTGGGAATTGAAAATCGGGAAATTGGTTTGCAATTAATGAATCAAGCAACCTACTTCTTACCTCATATATTTGCACTTTCGACAAATTCCCCTTTTTGGGAAGGTAGAAAGACTGGGTACAAATCTTTTAGAACTAAAGTTTTTGATAAATTTCCAAGAACTGGATTACCTGAATATTTTGACTCAGTGAGTTCCTATGAAAATTATTTAGATACTTTGGTGAAAACTAATTGTATCGATAATCCAAAGAAAATTTGGTGGGATTTGCGCTTGCATCCTTTTTATAATACGATTGAATTTAGGATTTGCGATATGTGCTTAACGGTTGATGAAACTATTTGTATTGTAGCTATTATTCAAGCAATTGTGGCTAAACTCTACAAATTGAACATGAACAATACGAGTTTCAATATTTATCGATTGGCTTTAATCAAGGAAAATAAATTCCGTGCTGCTCGTTATGGAATTGATAATAATATGATTGATTTTGGATTGCAAAAAGAAGTGGAAACTAAAATGCTTATCTTGGAATTATTAGATTTTATTGATGATGTAGTGGATGAATTGGGAAGTCGTGAGGATATTAATTATGTTCATGAAATTTTAAAAAATGGAACTGGAGCAGACAAACAACTTGCTATTTTTGAAGAATCAGCTGATCTTTCTAAAGTAGTGGACTTTATAACTGGCGAATTCACTAAGGGATTATAA
- a CDS encoding Gfo/Idh/MocA family protein gives MKQKEEESKIINNRRDFIKTTAVAAAAFMIVPRHVLGRGFVAPSDRLSIASIGVGGKGKSDIAMFANSGKADISFLCDVDTRRAAASVNAFPKAKFYKDWREMLDKEHKNFDAVSVSTPDHNHAIQALAAMQLGKHVYVQKPMAHDIYEARILTQAAKKYKVVTQMGNQGASNDGTRIMKEWYEAGLIGDVHTIHAWTDRPVWPQGIPWSANKADIPKELDWDLWLGTAPYKEYVNKLVPFNWRGWWDYGTGALGDMGCHLLEAPFSVLNLKYAKDVQCSVGSVYVDEFQRGYFPESCPPSSHVTLTFPKTEKTKGDIAVHWMDGGIQPERPSELGPNEIFGDGGNGTLFTGTKGKMMCDTYGLNPRLLPLSKNENLKVAQKYARVKDGADGHYRQWVEAAIAGYGKKELSSPFEIAGPLTEALLMANLAIRGYDVMREELGEEVYPGRSSKLLWDNDAMKITNFDEVNQFVKREYRQGWKALTL, from the coding sequence ATGAAACAAAAAGAAGAAGAAAGTAAAATCATCAATAACCGTCGTGATTTTATAAAAACTACTGCTGTAGCTGCTGCAGCTTTTATGATTGTTCCTCGTCATGTTTTAGGAAGAGGATTCGTAGCTCCAAGTGATCGTTTATCAATTGCCAGCATTGGTGTTGGAGGAAAAGGAAAATCTGATATTGCTATGTTTGCTAACAGTGGTAAAGCTGATATTTCATTTTTATGTGATGTAGATACAAGAAGAGCTGCTGCTAGTGTAAACGCATTTCCAAAAGCTAAATTTTACAAGGATTGGCGTGAAATGTTAGACAAAGAACATAAAAACTTCGATGCAGTTTCTGTTTCTACACCGGATCATAATCATGCTATTCAAGCTCTTGCAGCGATGCAACTAGGCAAACATGTTTACGTTCAAAAACCAATGGCGCATGATATTTACGAAGCTCGTATTTTAACTCAAGCGGCTAAAAAATATAAAGTGGTAACTCAAATGGGAAATCAAGGTGCCTCAAATGATGGTACCAGAATAATGAAAGAATGGTATGAAGCAGGCTTAATTGGAGATGTTCACACGATACACGCTTGGACTGATCGCCCAGTTTGGCCTCAAGGAATTCCTTGGTCTGCTAATAAAGCAGATATTCCAAAAGAATTAGATTGGGATTTATGGTTAGGAACTGCTCCTTATAAAGAATATGTTAACAAATTAGTTCCGTTTAACTGGAGAGGTTGGTGGGATTATGGAACTGGTGCATTAGGAGATATGGGATGTCACTTACTGGAAGCTCCTTTTAGTGTTTTGAACTTAAAATATGCTAAAGATGTTCAATGTAGTGTTGGTTCCGTTTATGTTGATGAATTTCAAAGAGGATATTTTCCAGAGAGTTGTCCTCCTTCAAGTCATGTTACCTTAACTTTTCCAAAAACAGAGAAAACTAAAGGTGATATAGCTGTTCATTGGATGGATGGCGGAATTCAGCCTGAAAGACCTTCTGAATTGGGGCCAAATGAAATTTTTGGCGATGGTGGAAATGGAACATTATTCACTGGTACAAAAGGAAAAATGATGTGTGATACCTATGGCTTAAATCCTCGTTTACTTCCACTTAGCAAAAATGAAAATCTGAAAGTTGCTCAAAAATATGCTCGAGTAAAAGACGGAGCTGATGGACATTACAGACAGTGGGTTGAAGCAGCAATTGCAGGTTATGGAAAAAAAGAATTAAGTTCTCCTTTTGAAATTGCCGGGCCTTTAACCGAAGCTTTATTAATGGCTAACCTTGCTATCAGAGGATATGATGTAATGAGAGAAGAACTTGGAGAAGAAGTCTATCCAGGACGTTCTTCTAAACTATTATGGGATAATGACGCTATGAAAATTACAAATTTTGACGAAGTAAATCAATTTGTTAAACGAGAGTATCGTCAAGGTTGGAAAGCTTTAACTTTATAA
- a CDS encoding sugar phosphate isomerase/epimerase family protein, whose product MTTIQGPAVFLAQFISNEAPFNSLNGICKWAADLGFKGIQMPTLDTRFIDLQKAAESKTYADELKGTIASYGLEITELSTHLQGQLVAVHPAYDDFFDAFAPVNVHGNSKARQEWAVQQLKYAAKASQNLGLNAHATFSGSLLWQYFHPWPQRPSGLVEDGFAELAKRWLPILNEFDQNGVDLCYEIHPGEDLFDGETYEMFLKAVNNHSRACLLYDPSHFVLQQLDYIQYIDFYHERIKAFHVKDAEFNPTGKQGTFGGYQSWANRAGRYRSPGDGQIDFKTIFSKLAQYDFKGWAVMEWECCIKNQEDGAREGAQFIKNHIIKVTDKAFDDFAAVETNKAFNRKNLGL is encoded by the coding sequence ATGACAACAATACAAGGCCCCGCAGTATTTTTAGCCCAATTTATCAGTAATGAAGCTCCTTTTAATTCCTTAAACGGAATTTGTAAATGGGCTGCTGATTTAGGTTTTAAAGGTATTCAAATGCCAACATTAGATACTCGATTTATTGATTTACAAAAGGCTGCAGAAAGTAAAACGTATGCCGATGAACTTAAAGGTACTATTGCTTCATACGGATTAGAAATAACAGAATTATCTACTCACTTGCAAGGACAACTGGTAGCTGTTCATCCAGCTTATGATGATTTTTTTGATGCTTTTGCTCCAGTAAATGTACATGGTAATTCTAAAGCCAGACAAGAATGGGCCGTTCAGCAATTGAAATATGCTGCAAAAGCATCTCAAAATTTAGGCTTAAATGCACATGCAACTTTTAGTGGATCTTTGCTTTGGCAATATTTTCACCCTTGGCCACAAAGACCATCGGGCTTAGTTGAAGATGGTTTTGCCGAATTGGCAAAACGTTGGTTGCCTATTTTAAATGAGTTTGATCAAAATGGGGTCGATCTTTGCTATGAAATTCATCCTGGAGAAGATTTGTTTGATGGAGAAACATATGAAATGTTTTTGAAGGCTGTAAATAATCATTCCAGAGCTTGCTTGCTATATGATCCATCACATTTTGTTTTGCAACAGTTAGATTACATTCAATACATTGATTTTTATCACGAAAGAATTAAAGCTTTTCACGTAAAGGATGCCGAGTTTAACCCTACAGGAAAGCAAGGAACTTTTGGAGGATACCAAAGTTGGGCAAACCGTGCGGGACGTTATCGTTCCCCTGGAGATGGTCAAATTGACTTTAAAACTATTTTTAGTAAACTGGCTCAATATGATTTTAAAGGTTGGGCAGTTATGGAATGGGAATGTTGCATCAAAAATCAAGAAGATGGTGCCCGTGAAGGTGCTCAATTTATAAAAAATCATATTATAAAAGTTACAGACAAAGCATTTGATGACTTTGCAGCTGTAGAAACTAATAAGGCTTTTAATAGAAAAAACTTAGGATTATAA
- a CDS encoding esterase family protein, producing MKEEYFKWHSPNLNRDIEMLVFGHAGYPIILFPTSMGSYHENKDMGLIDSARWYIDQGLIQIFCPDSIDKDSFYNKNIHPIHRIENHVRYDKMICHEIVEKVKNNTSSGKVVMAGCSFGGYHAANFAFRHPGYVSHMFSMSGAFNIKSFMDGFHNDDVFYNSPEDYLYGLNDHELWNMDIVLGTSNWDICFDANLKLSKILSDRNIHHWLDIRQERKHDWPVWKEMFPHYLSRIKFF from the coding sequence ATGAAGGAAGAATATTTTAAATGGCATTCACCCAATCTTAACCGAGATATTGAAATGTTAGTTTTTGGACATGCAGGATATCCTATTATTTTATTTCCCACTTCTATGGGCAGTTACCATGAAAATAAGGATATGGGATTGATTGATTCCGCAAGATGGTACATCGATCAGGGTTTAATCCAAATATTTTGTCCAGACAGCATTGACAAAGATAGTTTTTACAATAAAAATATTCATCCTATTCATCGCATAGAAAATCATGTCAGATACGATAAAATGATTTGTCATGAAATCGTAGAAAAAGTCAAGAACAATACTTCATCAGGAAAAGTAGTTATGGCAGGATGTAGTTTTGGAGGGTACCATGCTGCAAATTTTGCTTTTCGTCATCCCGGTTACGTAAGTCATATGTTCTCGATGAGTGGCGCTTTCAATATTAAAAGTTTTATGGATGGTTTTCACAATGATGATGTATTTTACAACAGTCCTGAAGATTATTTATATGGATTGAATGATCATGAATTGTGGAATATGGATATCGTTTTAGGAACTTCTAATTGGGATATTTGTTTTGATGCAAATTTAAAACTAAGCAAAATTTTAAGTGACCGAAACATACATCACTGGCTGGATATTCGTCAGGAGCGCAAACATGATTGGCCTGTTTGGAAAGAAATGTTTCCACATTATTTATCAAGAATTAAATTTTTTTAA